One genomic region from Candidatus Poribacteria bacterium encodes:
- a CDS encoding Uma2 family endonuclease: protein MQSQERITGEQLLKISSKLIGHVELVRGGIIQMGPAGDIHGELAMILGSLLQIYVKQNDLGKVYAAETGFYTARNPDTVRAADAAFIAKHRLPESPSDGYLEIVPDLIVEVVSPYDRPREILEKVNECLGAGVKCIWVVYPKSRQVYVYKSDSSVEVLSGDDTLIGDDVIPGFQCPVTELFE from the coding sequence CTGCAATCGCAAGAAAGAATCACAGGGGAACAACTGCTTAAGATATCCTCCAAACTGATTGGACATGTCGAATTGGTAAGGGGAGGAATTATACAGATGGGCCCAGCAGGAGATATTCATGGCGAGTTGGCAATGATTCTTGGATCGTTGCTGCAAATATATGTTAAACAGAATGACCTTGGCAAGGTATATGCAGCAGAAACAGGATTTTACACTGCGCGAAATCCGGATACGGTCCGCGCTGCCGACGCAGCTTTCATTGCAAAACATAGGCTGCCTGAGAGCCCTTCTGACGGTTATCTGGAAATCGTCCCTGATCTGATAGTCGAAGTGGTTTCGCCATACGATCGACCGAGGGAAATCCTCGAAAAGGTCAATGAGTGCTTGGGAGCCGGTGTGAAATGTATCTGGGTAGTCTATCCAAAATCTCGTCAGGTTTACGTTTATAAATCTGATTCTTCCGTTGAAGTCCTCTCCGGAGACGATACCTTGATTGGTGACGATGTGATTCCGGGTTTTCAGTGCCCCGTTACCGAGCTCTTTGAATGA
- a CDS encoding methylated-DNA--[protein]-cysteine S-methyltransferase, whose translation MTITNYTCFESSFGWVGVAKSDQGLTRVTFGAPTEVAIKDRLRNGSHGKRGLYPLTRNTLDPELLEAVELLTKYFNGVPVDFDIKLDLGTGTPFQQRVWETALRIPYGTVQSYGWIAQEIGNPNAMRAVGGAMGANPLAIIVPCHRVVRSDGGLGGYAGGLHWKRKLLTMERKSEAV comes from the coding sequence ATGACTATAACGAATTACACCTGCTTTGAATCATCATTTGGCTGGGTCGGCGTTGCGAAATCGGATCAGGGCCTCACTCGTGTTACCTTTGGCGCACCGACGGAGGTAGCCATAAAAGACCGTTTACGCAACGGTTCACACGGTAAGCGAGGTCTATATCCGCTGACCCGGAACACGCTTGATCCGGAACTGTTGGAAGCGGTAGAGTTGCTGACTAAATATTTCAATGGCGTGCCGGTGGATTTCGATATTAAACTCGATTTAGGTACTGGAACGCCGTTTCAGCAGCGTGTTTGGGAGACTGCTCTTCGGATTCCTTATGGCACGGTTCAAAGCTACGGTTGGATTGCGCAGGAGATTGGTAATCCGAACGCGATGCGAGCTGTCGGCGGGGCAATGGGTGCGAATCCGTTGGCGATTATCGTGCCATGCCACCGTGTCGTCCGTAGCGATGGTGGGCTCGGTGGTTATGCGGGAGGGTTACATTGGAAGCGGAAACTGCTTACCATGGAGCGAAAAAGTGAAGCGGTTTGA